Proteins encoded within one genomic window of Sphingomonas cannabina:
- a CDS encoding RBBP9/YdeN family alpha/beta hydrolase, whose amino-acid sequence MAHFSEASSPTILTVPGLNNSGPSHWQSLWERSRHDTVRVDLGMWDRPHRNSWVTKLDQAIRTARAPVVLVAHSLGCQAVAWWAELSGQPYGWPVAGALLVAPADVDRTDAPEELSGFAPAPANVLPFPSILVASRDDPWIDLGRARALAGQWGSHFVDIGCQGHINAASGIGDWAEGQGLLDRLIDTARGDAPKTPAAAKAALTASLAEERPAL is encoded by the coding sequence ATGGCGCATTTCTCCGAGGCCTCGTCGCCGACGATCCTGACGGTGCCCGGGCTCAACAACAGCGGTCCCAGCCACTGGCAGAGCCTGTGGGAGCGCTCGCGCCATGATACGGTGCGGGTCGATCTCGGCATGTGGGACCGGCCGCATCGCAACAGCTGGGTGACCAAGCTCGACCAGGCGATCCGTACCGCCCGCGCGCCGGTGGTGCTGGTCGCGCATTCGCTCGGCTGTCAGGCGGTGGCGTGGTGGGCAGAGCTTTCGGGTCAGCCCTACGGCTGGCCGGTCGCGGGTGCGCTGCTGGTGGCGCCGGCCGATGTCGATCGTACCGACGCGCCGGAGGAGCTCTCGGGCTTCGCGCCTGCGCCGGCGAACGTGCTGCCGTTTCCGTCGATCCTGGTCGCGAGCCGCGACGATCCGTGGATCGATCTCGGGCGCGCACGAGCGCTCGCTGGACAATGGGGCAGCCATTTCGTCGACATCGGCTGTCAGGGCCACATCAACGCCGCGAGCGGCATCGGCGACTGGGCGGAAGGGCAGGGGCTGCTCGACCGATTGATCGACACCGCGCGCGGCGATGCCCCTAAGACCCCCGCTGCGGCGAAGGCGGCGCTGACGGCCTCGCTGGCGGAGGAACGGCCTGCCTTGTAA
- a CDS encoding TspO/MBR family protein: MSEIASKGQLRASYLRWAMVTVPLILLLGFASGRLAPSGDDNRWFAALAKPGFMPSNAVFPIAWTLLYVLLGLALALVINARGSRLRGPALALFAIQMAANLVWPPLFFGLHKVGASVILLALLLVLAAATAWLFRRVRAAAGALMVPYLLWLAFALALIVEVDRLNPGAETLVPGGDTTQIVI; the protein is encoded by the coding sequence ATGAGCGAGATCGCGTCGAAGGGACAGCTCCGGGCATCCTATCTACGCTGGGCGATGGTGACGGTGCCGCTGATCCTGCTGCTGGGCTTCGCCTCCGGCCGGCTGGCGCCGAGCGGCGACGACAACCGCTGGTTCGCCGCCCTAGCCAAGCCGGGGTTCATGCCGTCCAATGCCGTCTTCCCGATCGCCTGGACCCTGCTCTACGTGCTGCTGGGGCTGGCACTCGCGCTGGTGATCAACGCGCGCGGATCGCGCCTGCGCGGCCCTGCCCTCGCACTGTTCGCGATACAGATGGCGGCAAACCTCGTCTGGCCGCCGCTGTTCTTCGGCCTGCACAAGGTCGGCGCGTCGGTGATCCTGCTCGCGCTGCTGCTGGTGCTGGCCGCCGCGACCGCCTGGCTGTTCCGGCGCGTGCGCGCGGCGGCGGGCGCGCTGATGGTCCCTTATCTGCTGTGGCTCGCCTTCGCGCTGGCGCTGATCGTCGAGGTGGACCGGCTCAACCCCGGCGCGGAAACCCTTGTGCCGGGCGGCGACACCACCCAAATTGTAATCTGA
- a CDS encoding type III secretion system chaperone family protein: MLDEVEDGSDGEAPIEMLERYYAAHGWNHERDEDEIVAKVKGSWTEYELRAVWRAEDGVLQFLCFPDVRVADERRAAIYEAIGLVNEQLWIGHFELWSSSGILLFRHAAMIDGDDGATMTLGAAELLVESAIDECERFYPVFQFVLWGGKTPREAIAAALIETQGEA; the protein is encoded by the coding sequence ATGCTCGACGAAGTTGAAGACGGATCGGACGGCGAAGCCCCGATCGAGATGCTCGAACGCTATTACGCCGCGCACGGGTGGAACCACGAGCGCGACGAGGACGAGATCGTCGCCAAGGTCAAGGGCAGCTGGACCGAATATGAGCTCCGCGCGGTCTGGCGTGCGGAGGACGGCGTGCTCCAGTTCCTGTGCTTCCCCGACGTGCGCGTGGCCGACGAGCGCCGCGCGGCGATCTACGAGGCGATCGGCCTGGTCAACGAGCAGCTCTGGATCGGCCATTTCGAGCTATGGTCGTCGAGCGGCATCCTGCTGTTCCGCCATGCCGCGATGATCGATGGCGACGACGGCGCGACGATGACGCTGGGCGCGGCCGAGCTGCTCGTCGAGAGCGCGATCGACGAGTGCGAACGCTTCTATCCCGTGTTCCAGTTCGTGCTGTGGGGCGGCAAGACCCCGCGCGAGGCGATCGCCGCGGCGCTGATCGAGACGCAGGGCGAGGCATGA
- a CDS encoding TrbI/VirB10 family protein: MTGAPEPDAVPAMESTPRKLDPETTVLRGGPSRAIRFKRGIVVAAAGAAALMVVATTWIALKPASLHLVPREDENVAPAKVPSDTLSVLPSSYGEVPKLGPPLPGDLGRPILERQRAIGAAPIATTPDAGKQAAEAERQRIAAERKAARESGVMVQVSGAGSANGITPAAASSAPASTDTDATATRLALDPERDPANQQRKADFISGKDAGGDVNPHVLVGPPSPYTLSAGTVIAASLITGLNSDLPGLVAAQVTENAYDTMTGRILLIPQGSRLIGSYDSVVAFGQKRALVVWQRIILPDGSSVRIDNVPTTDTAGYAGLADKVDLHTWQLLKGVALSTLLSVGTELSFSAESNLVRAIRESSQQSASRAGDQIVMKNLNIQPTIMVRPGWPLRIVVHKDIILRPWQSGGRP; encoded by the coding sequence ATGACTGGCGCTCCCGAGCCCGATGCCGTGCCGGCAATGGAGAGCACGCCGAGGAAGCTCGATCCCGAAACGACAGTGCTGCGCGGCGGCCCGAGCCGTGCAATCCGGTTTAAGCGAGGTATCGTCGTCGCCGCTGCGGGCGCGGCGGCGCTGATGGTGGTGGCGACCACCTGGATCGCGCTCAAACCGGCGAGCCTGCACCTCGTCCCGCGAGAGGACGAGAACGTCGCGCCGGCAAAGGTGCCCAGCGATACGCTGAGCGTGTTGCCCAGCTCCTATGGCGAGGTGCCGAAGCTCGGGCCGCCACTGCCCGGCGATCTTGGTCGGCCGATCCTCGAACGTCAGCGCGCGATCGGCGCAGCGCCGATCGCAACAACGCCCGATGCCGGAAAGCAGGCCGCCGAAGCCGAGCGCCAGCGCATCGCCGCCGAGCGCAAAGCCGCCCGTGAATCCGGAGTGATGGTGCAGGTCTCGGGCGCCGGGTCGGCGAATGGAATCACTCCGGCCGCTGCATCCTCGGCACCTGCCTCTACTGATACTGACGCAACAGCTACGCGCCTCGCGCTCGATCCCGAGCGCGATCCCGCCAACCAGCAGCGCAAGGCCGACTTCATTTCCGGCAAGGATGCCGGCGGCGACGTCAACCCGCATGTCTTGGTCGGGCCGCCGTCGCCCTATACGCTGAGTGCCGGGACTGTCATCGCGGCGAGCCTGATCACCGGGCTCAATTCCGATCTGCCGGGACTCGTGGCCGCGCAGGTGACCGAAAATGCCTATGATACGATGACGGGGCGGATCCTTCTGATTCCGCAGGGATCACGACTGATCGGCAGCTATGACAGCGTCGTCGCATTTGGACAGAAACGGGCGTTGGTGGTCTGGCAACGGATCATCCTGCCCGACGGGTCTTCGGTCCGCATCGACAATGTGCCGACGACCGATACCGCCGGCTATGCTGGGCTTGCAGACAAGGTGGACCTGCATACCTGGCAACTGCTGAAGGGCGTCGCGCTTTCGACCCTGCTGAGCGTCGGCACCGAATTGAGCTTCAGTGCCGAGAGCAATCTTGTCCGTGCCATCAGGGAATCGAGCCAGCAGAGCGCTTCGCGAGCGGGTGACCAGATCGTCATGAAGAATCTGAACATCCAGCCGACGATCATGGTCCGACCGGGCTGGCCGCTCAGGATCGTCGTGCACAAGGATATTATATTGCGGCCCTGGCAGAGCGGGGGGAGGCCCTGA
- a CDS encoding DUF2274 domain-containing protein: MSGIRLAKLPDRTPIKLTISINPELSRALARYAQFYQTAYRQEVAVAELVPAIAQAFLESDKAFIRWCREAIDRNA; the protein is encoded by the coding sequence ATGTCCGGCATCAGGCTGGCCAAGCTGCCCGATCGCACCCCGATCAAGCTGACAATCAGCATAAATCCGGAGCTCAGCCGCGCCCTTGCGCGATATGCCCAGTTTTATCAAACCGCATATCGGCAAGAGGTAGCCGTCGCTGAACTCGTGCCTGCTATCGCGCAAGCCTTTCTCGAAAGTGACAAAGCCTTCATCCGCTGGTGCCGGGAAGCGATCGATCGGAATGCGTAG
- the trbF gene encoding conjugal transfer protein TrbF yields MIFRRSIQRYGRTPEPETPFQRAGQLWDERIGSARVQARNWRLMAFGGLALAAAMGGGVLWQASQSKVVPYIVEVDRLGEARAVTEAERNYRPTDAQVAWHLARFVENVRSKSLDPVLMRRSWLSAYDFATRRGAQFLDAYARANDPFADLGNKIVSVQVTSVVRASDRSFQVKWTETAFERGAPGGRSNWTAILTVVTRPPASAEVLRKNPLGLYVDAIDWSRELDPASGTAPSPAPAPAPQPPAGLPLGSPLDPNLAPQPMTVPENRP; encoded by the coding sequence ATGATCTTCAGGCGCAGCATCCAGCGCTACGGCCGCACCCCCGAGCCGGAGACGCCCTTCCAGCGCGCCGGCCAGCTCTGGGACGAGCGGATCGGATCGGCGCGGGTTCAGGCCCGCAACTGGCGGCTGATGGCGTTCGGCGGCCTCGCGCTCGCGGCCGCCATGGGCGGCGGCGTCCTCTGGCAGGCGAGCCAGAGCAAGGTCGTGCCCTATATCGTCGAGGTCGACCGGCTGGGCGAGGCGCGCGCCGTCACCGAGGCCGAGCGGAATTACCGGCCGACCGACGCGCAGGTCGCATGGCACCTTGCCCGGTTCGTCGAGAATGTCCGCTCGAAGTCGCTCGACCCGGTGCTGATGCGCCGGTCCTGGCTATCGGCCTATGACTTCGCCACCCGGCGCGGCGCGCAGTTCCTCGACGCCTATGCGCGGGCGAACGACCCGTTCGCCGATCTCGGCAACAAGATCGTCTCGGTCCAGGTGACGAGCGTGGTGCGCGCCTCGGACCGCTCCTTCCAGGTGAAATGGACCGAGACCGCATTCGAGCGCGGGGCGCCGGGCGGCCGATCGAACTGGACCGCGATCCTCACCGTCGTCACGCGGCCGCCGGCCAGCGCCGAGGTGCTCCGCAAGAACCCGCTCGGCCTCTACGTCGACGCGATCGACTGGAGCCGCGAACTCGATCCGGCGAGCGGCACCGCGCCGTCGCCGGCCCCCGCACCGGCGCCGCAGCCGCCGGCCGGCCTTCCGCTCGGCTCGCCGCTCGACCCGAACCTCGCCCCTCAGCCCATGACCGTTCCGGAGAACCGCCCATGA
- a CDS encoding accessory factor UbiK family protein, producing MQSENRIFDDFVKFVNGAAGTFAGVAREAEGTARERAREWIGGLDFVSRDEFEAVKAMAAAARDEADALRARLDKLEAAAATSPAAPKATKAPRAPKAG from the coding sequence GTGCAAAGCGAAAACCGCATCTTCGACGATTTCGTGAAGTTCGTGAACGGCGCCGCCGGCACCTTCGCCGGCGTGGCGCGCGAGGCGGAAGGCACCGCGCGCGAGCGTGCCCGCGAATGGATCGGCGGGCTCGATTTCGTCAGCCGCGACGAGTTCGAGGCGGTGAAGGCCATGGCGGCGGCCGCCCGCGACGAAGCCGATGCGCTGCGCGCGCGGCTCGACAAGCTCGAAGCCGCAGCCGCCACCTCGCCGGCCGCGCCCAAGGCTACAAAGGCACCCAGGGCACCAAAGGCGGGCTGA
- the proC gene encoding pyrroline-5-carboxylate reductase gives MTALRRLWLVGCGNMAGAMLDGWIAAGAVDPAQVFVVNRQDRALPAGVRQGRAFPDGPLPDAVMLGMKPFQIDEIAAAHGERIAGVPLLISILAGVEEATLARKFDAGAVVRAMPNLPVAIGKGVVGLASNSADAEQRKAVDTLMAPLGLVEWVEERLFDVVAAVAGSGPGFVYRFIDALADAGTAMGFAPEQAQRLAVATVEGSGLLAAAADVPPSVLADRVASPRGSTREGYAVLDKDDALKTLIRETIAAAVRRNGEMAAEARG, from the coding sequence ATGACCGCCCTCCGCCGGCTGTGGCTGGTCGGATGCGGCAATATGGCGGGTGCGATGCTGGACGGCTGGATCGCCGCGGGCGCGGTCGATCCGGCGCAGGTGTTCGTCGTCAACCGCCAGGATCGCGCGCTGCCCGCCGGCGTGCGCCAGGGCCGCGCCTTCCCCGACGGGCCGCTGCCCGATGCGGTGATGCTGGGCATGAAGCCCTTCCAGATCGACGAGATCGCTGCGGCGCACGGGGAGCGCATCGCCGGTGTACCCTTGCTCATCTCGATCCTCGCCGGGGTCGAGGAGGCGACGCTGGCGCGGAAGTTCGACGCCGGCGCGGTGGTGCGCGCGATGCCCAACCTGCCGGTCGCGATCGGCAAGGGGGTGGTCGGCCTCGCCAGCAACAGCGCCGATGCGGAGCAGCGTAAGGCGGTCGACACGCTGATGGCGCCGCTCGGCCTGGTCGAATGGGTCGAGGAGCGGCTGTTCGATGTCGTTGCCGCGGTGGCTGGCAGCGGGCCGGGGTTCGTCTATCGCTTCATCGACGCGCTCGCCGATGCCGGCACGGCGATGGGCTTCGCGCCGGAGCAGGCGCAGCGGCTGGCGGTGGCGACGGTCGAGGGATCGGGCTTGCTCGCCGCCGCGGCGGACGTGCCGCCATCGGTGCTCGCCGACCGCGTCGCCTCCCCCCGCGGATCGACCCGCGAGGGCTATGCCGTACTCGACAAGGACGATGCGCTGAAGACGCTGATCCGCGAGACGATCGCAGCTGCCGTGCGCCGCAACGGCGAGATGGCGGCGGAGGCGCGGGGATAG
- a CDS encoding TlyA family RNA methyltransferase has translation MVKHRADQLLVDRGFAESRTRAQALIMAGLVFAGDRKVEKPGQALPEDAAIEVRGRDHPWVSRGGIKLAHGFDHFGWDVTGAVAIDVGSSTGGFTDVLLTRGAARVYAVDSGTNQLAWKLRQDPRVIVHEQTSARVLTPAHIPELVDLIVCDASFIGLSKVLEVPLGFTGPEARAMALIKPQFEAGRDEVGKGGVVRDPAVHARVCDEVAAWFETQGWRVEGVTPSPITGPEGNVEFLIAAIRANPS, from the coding sequence ATGGTCAAACATCGCGCCGATCAGCTGCTCGTCGATCGCGGATTCGCGGAAAGCCGCACGCGCGCCCAGGCGCTGATCATGGCGGGCCTCGTCTTCGCCGGCGACCGTAAGGTCGAGAAGCCGGGCCAGGCGCTGCCGGAGGACGCCGCGATCGAGGTGCGCGGGCGCGACCACCCATGGGTGTCGCGCGGGGGGATCAAGCTTGCGCATGGGTTCGACCATTTCGGCTGGGACGTGACCGGCGCGGTGGCGATCGACGTGGGATCGTCGACCGGAGGCTTCACTGACGTGTTGCTGACCCGAGGCGCCGCCCGGGTCTATGCGGTCGATTCGGGCACCAACCAGCTCGCCTGGAAGCTGCGCCAGGATCCGCGCGTGATCGTCCACGAGCAGACCAGTGCGCGCGTGCTGACCCCGGCGCATATCCCCGAGCTGGTCGACCTGATCGTATGCGACGCGAGCTTCATCGGCCTGTCCAAGGTGCTGGAGGTGCCGCTCGGCTTCACCGGACCGGAGGCCCGCGCGATGGCATTGATCAAGCCCCAGTTCGAAGCAGGGCGCGACGAGGTCGGCAAGGGCGGCGTGGTGCGCGACCCGGCAGTGCACGCCCGCGTCTGCGACGAGGTCGCCGCCTGGTTCGAGACGCAGGGCTGGCGGGTCGAAGGGGTGACGCCGAGCCCGATTACCGGGCCCGAAGGCAACGTCGAGTTCTTGATCGCCGCGATCAGGGCGAATCCAAGCTGA
- a CDS encoding tyrosine-type recombinase/integrase — MGRKVALTPASIDALQKGLLADLLTPGLAIEVLASGKKRWRFRRLVAGTKTIVTMFGGLFPARTIADAREWARGLNEKVEAGTDPRIALREEKARAEMTVARAHGLYMVAVREGRSSRAKRPNKPRTIKDKLDIYNRDIAPKLAKRSIYEVTETDLIKLIEAKGKVAKIRANRLAAELKVFFGWAASLRGLEVGLEVDPSRRLGDLRFPETERSRNLSLLELEWFLTALVDEPRWVQRGMLLWLLTAARISELVKAKSAEVVDGVWTIPSPRVKNSFAHTIALGPWGRTLMQSNHEWIFPAPRADGPRNNSVWYKARDRVRARMAALAGQPIERFTPHDFRRTARSNTKRLKVDYETAEAMLNHVKKGLERTYDQYALEEEKRAWFLAWEQEVAAIAKRAGVAEALGVPEIEMPRTQMSVTLQLPQGSGVQPSIDFGTPEARTAPILAQPAAKFIFPREAWRPALSQAIDLSSRQPCDTRKLVRSDEV, encoded by the coding sequence ATGGGAAGGAAAGTTGCGCTTACCCCCGCGTCGATCGACGCCCTGCAAAAAGGATTGCTGGCAGATCTCCTAACACCAGGCCTCGCCATCGAGGTGCTGGCGAGCGGTAAGAAGCGATGGCGGTTTCGGCGGCTAGTCGCTGGCACGAAGACGATTGTCACGATGTTCGGCGGCCTCTTTCCTGCACGGACAATTGCCGACGCGCGCGAATGGGCGCGAGGTCTCAATGAAAAGGTGGAGGCGGGCACAGATCCGCGCATTGCCTTGCGTGAAGAGAAAGCTCGCGCAGAGATGACGGTGGCCCGTGCCCACGGGCTTTATATGGTCGCAGTTCGGGAGGGTCGGTCGTCTCGCGCCAAACGGCCTAACAAGCCGAGAACGATCAAGGATAAGCTCGACATCTACAATCGCGACATTGCGCCGAAGCTCGCCAAGCGCAGCATCTATGAGGTAACAGAAACGGACCTGATCAAGCTCATCGAAGCCAAGGGCAAGGTCGCCAAGATTCGAGCAAATCGCCTCGCAGCCGAATTGAAGGTGTTCTTCGGCTGGGCAGCGTCGTTGCGCGGACTTGAAGTGGGTCTCGAAGTCGACCCCTCGCGACGCCTCGGCGATCTGCGCTTCCCCGAGACGGAACGGTCCCGAAACCTGAGCCTGTTAGAGCTGGAGTGGTTCCTGACAGCCTTGGTGGATGAACCACGCTGGGTCCAGCGCGGCATGCTGCTCTGGCTGCTGACTGCCGCACGCATTTCGGAGCTCGTCAAGGCGAAGAGCGCCGAGGTGGTCGATGGAGTGTGGACGATCCCAAGTCCGCGCGTAAAAAATTCATTCGCACATACCATCGCACTTGGCCCTTGGGGCCGCACACTCATGCAAAGCAATCACGAGTGGATTTTCCCGGCTCCGAGAGCCGATGGACCGCGCAACAATTCGGTTTGGTATAAGGCGCGCGATCGCGTTCGCGCGCGTATGGCAGCGCTTGCCGGCCAGCCGATCGAGCGATTCACCCCACACGACTTCCGGCGCACTGCGCGCTCCAATACCAAGCGGCTCAAGGTGGACTATGAGACTGCGGAAGCCATGCTCAATCACGTCAAGAAGGGGCTGGAACGCACCTATGATCAGTATGCGCTGGAAGAGGAGAAGCGCGCCTGGTTCCTGGCTTGGGAGCAGGAGGTGGCCGCGATCGCCAAGCGCGCGGGCGTGGCGGAGGCGCTAGGCGTCCCGGAGATCGAGATGCCACGTACTCAAATGTCCGTCACCCTCCAGCTACCACAAGGCTCGGGAGTCCAGCCAAGCATCGACTTCGGAACGCCTGAAGCGCGGACAGCTCCGATACTTGCTCAACCCGCTGCCAAGTTCATATTCCCGAGGGAAGCTTGGCGGCCGGCGCTTTCGCAAGCGATCGATCTGTCTTCTCGACAGCCGTGCGATACGCGCAAACTCGTCCGCAGTGATGAGGTCTGA
- a CDS encoding branched-chain amino acid aminotransferase: MTAQPLFAFEPTATPTSANERASRLADPGFGRVFTDHMAVARWSADKGWHDAKIVARAPLSFDPATAVLHYAQEIFEGLKAYRTADGGITLFRPQANAARFRNSARRMAMAELPEEMFVASCRELVAIERDWIPEGDEGALYLRPFMIASEVFLGVKPSAEYLYCVLASSVGAYWKGGVKAVSLWVSHDYTRAAPGGTGDAKCGGNYASSLAAQAEAIRHGCDQVVFLDAAERRYVEELGGMNIFFVFADGSLATPPLTGTILPGITRDSIIQLARDEGLTVREELYSIDQWREDAASGKLTEAFACGTAAVVTPIGKFSGPGYEVTIGSGGTGQTTARLLRRLSDIQRGRAPDPHDWIDRLA; encoded by the coding sequence ATGACCGCGCAACCCCTGTTCGCCTTCGAACCCACCGCCACGCCGACCTCCGCCAACGAGCGCGCCTCGCGCCTCGCCGATCCGGGATTCGGCCGCGTCTTCACCGATCACATGGCGGTGGCGCGCTGGTCGGCGGACAAGGGCTGGCACGATGCGAAGATCGTCGCGCGCGCGCCGCTGAGCTTCGATCCGGCGACCGCGGTGCTCCATTATGCGCAGGAGATCTTCGAGGGTCTCAAGGCCTATCGCACCGCCGACGGCGGCATCACGCTGTTCCGCCCGCAGGCGAACGCGGCGCGCTTCCGCAACTCGGCGCGCCGCATGGCGATGGCGGAGCTGCCCGAGGAGATGTTCGTCGCCTCCTGCCGCGAGCTTGTGGCGATCGAGCGCGACTGGATTCCCGAAGGCGACGAAGGTGCCCTGTATCTGCGCCCCTTCATGATCGCGAGCGAGGTGTTCCTGGGGGTGAAGCCCTCGGCCGAGTATCTCTATTGCGTGCTCGCCTCCTCGGTCGGCGCCTATTGGAAGGGTGGGGTCAAGGCGGTGTCGCTGTGGGTGAGCCACGACTATACCCGCGCCGCGCCCGGCGGCACCGGCGACGCCAAGTGCGGCGGCAATTACGCGAGCAGCCTCGCCGCCCAGGCCGAGGCGATCCGCCACGGCTGCGACCAGGTGGTGTTCCTCGACGCGGCCGAGCGCCGCTATGTCGAGGAGCTGGGCGGCATGAACATCTTTTTCGTCTTCGCCGACGGCAGCCTGGCGACGCCGCCGCTGACCGGCACGATCCTGCCCGGCATCACGCGCGATTCGATCATCCAGCTCGCCCGCGACGAAGGGCTGACGGTACGCGAGGAACTCTATTCGATCGACCAGTGGCGCGAGGACGCTGCGTCGGGCAAGCTGACCGAGGCCTTCGCCTGCGGCACCGCCGCGGTGGTGACGCCGATCGGCAAGTTCTCGGGCCCCGGCTACGAGGTGACGATCGGCAGCGGCGGCACCGGTCAGACCACGGCGCGGCTGCTGCGCCGCCTGTCCGACATCCAGCGCGGCCGCGCACCCGACCCGCACGACTGGATCGACCGGCTGGCTTGA
- a CDS encoding hemerythrin domain-containing protein, with protein MATTSASRSRSTSSQKNGGSSSNLGTLAGVGAAGMALGMLAMLARKAVVQAPTLLAGEWDQALAAEHKAVLKLFDALEATESRNTSKRAILLSQLKHSLAKHALEEENVIYPALREAGEVEAADELNKEHGYIKQYLYELENMPNDSPDYLTTVRRFRSEIEEHIAEEENQLFPSLKAKLSEEKNKLLTAAMNKEGFKLA; from the coding sequence ATGGCGACCACCAGTGCGTCCCGCAGCCGCAGCACTTCGAGCCAGAAGAACGGCGGCAGCTCGTCCAATCTCGGCACGCTCGCCGGCGTCGGCGCCGCGGGTATGGCGCTCGGCATGCTGGCGATGCTCGCGCGCAAGGCAGTGGTGCAGGCGCCGACCCTGCTCGCGGGCGAATGGGACCAGGCCCTCGCGGCCGAGCACAAGGCGGTGCTCAAGCTGTTCGACGCGCTGGAGGCGACCGAAAGCCGCAACACCAGCAAGCGCGCGATCCTGCTCTCTCAGCTCAAGCATTCGCTCGCCAAGCACGCGCTGGAGGAGGAGAATGTGATCTACCCCGCGCTGCGCGAAGCCGGCGAGGTCGAGGCCGCCGACGAGCTCAACAAGGAGCACGGCTACATCAAGCAATATCTCTACGAGCTCGAGAACATGCCGAACGACAGCCCGGATTACTTGACGACGGTCCGCAGGTTCCGCAGCGAGATCGAGGAGCATATCGCCGAGGAGGAAAACCAGCTGTTCCCCTCGCTCAAGGCCAAGCTCAGCGAGGAAAAGAACAAGCTGCTGACCGCGGCGATGAACAAGGAAGGGTTCAAGCTGGCCTAA
- the trbG gene encoding P-type conjugative transfer protein TrbG: MRPHLIPSTLALGLLLGAAAPPPQDRPAGRQGSPARVLEANRAATIAPGPRSFVNAAAVHPFAEGAIYQVHTAPERITDIVLEPGETLSAIASGDTARWVIGDTTSGSGAGRRTHVLVKPFSAGLSTNLVITTDRRTYHLALVSSAGPAMTSVSWTYPQDALIAYRRAAAEAEAAAPVADGLELDALRFDYAISGDRPAWRPLRAFDNGHQTFIEFPAAIAVGEAPPLFVVGENGEAQLVNYRQRGRFYIVDRIFDAAELRLGARHQEVVRITRGAGRRGRAS; the protein is encoded by the coding sequence ATGAGACCGCACCTGATCCCCTCGACCCTTGCGCTGGGCCTGCTGCTGGGTGCCGCGGCACCGCCGCCGCAGGATCGTCCGGCGGGGCGGCAAGGCAGCCCGGCACGGGTGTTGGAGGCCAACCGCGCCGCCACGATCGCGCCCGGGCCGCGGTCGTTCGTCAACGCGGCGGCGGTCCATCCGTTCGCCGAAGGGGCGATTTATCAGGTCCACACGGCGCCCGAGCGGATAACCGACATCGTCCTCGAACCCGGCGAGACGTTGAGCGCGATCGCGAGCGGCGACACCGCCCGCTGGGTGATCGGCGACACGACCAGCGGCTCCGGCGCAGGCCGGCGCACGCACGTCCTGGTCAAGCCCTTCTCGGCGGGCCTCTCGACCAACCTCGTCATCACCACCGACCGGCGGACCTATCATCTCGCTCTCGTCAGCAGCGCCGGGCCGGCGATGACGTCGGTCTCGTGGACCTATCCGCAGGACGCGCTCATCGCCTACCGCCGCGCGGCCGCGGAGGCCGAGGCAGCGGCCCCTGTCGCCGACGGGCTGGAGCTCGACGCGCTCCGGTTCGACTATGCGATCTCGGGCGATCGTCCGGCATGGCGGCCGCTGCGTGCGTTCGACAACGGTCACCAGACCTTCATCGAATTCCCTGCCGCGATTGCGGTCGGCGAGGCGCCACCCTTGTTCGTGGTCGGCGAGAACGGCGAGGCGCAGCTCGTCAACTATCGCCAGCGCGGGCGCTTCTACATCGTCGACCGGATCTTCGATGCCGCCGAGCTCAGGCTCGGTGCCCGGCACCAGGAGGTCGTACGGATCACGCGCGGCGCCGGGCGGAGAGGGCGGGCGTCATGA
- a CDS encoding MarR family winged helix-turn-helix transcriptional regulator: protein MATASPLFLTEPEIRRGIELLFFGYGQLTRAIDLALEEHDLGRAHQRALYFIARRPNLSVGELLTLLAVTKQSLARVLADLTKRGLVESRPGDRDRRQRLLRLTVEGAAIEARLFQALSTRMAEAYSRAGQEAVGGFWGVLEGLVPARDRGKLLGR, encoded by the coding sequence ATGGCCACCGCTTCGCCCCTGTTCCTGACCGAGCCCGAGATCCGCCGCGGGATCGAACTGCTGTTCTTCGGCTATGGCCAGCTGACCCGCGCGATCGACCTGGCGCTGGAGGAGCATGACCTTGGCCGCGCGCACCAGCGGGCACTCTATTTCATCGCGCGGCGGCCGAACCTCAGCGTCGGCGAATTGCTGACGTTGCTCGCGGTCACCAAGCAATCGCTTGCCCGCGTGCTTGCCGATCTCACCAAACGCGGCCTGGTCGAGAGCCGTCCCGGCGATCGTGACCGCCGCCAGCGTCTGCTGCGGCTTACCGTCGAGGGCGCCGCGATCGAGGCGCGATTGTTCCAGGCGCTCAGTACACGCATGGCGGAGGCCTATTCGCGCGCGGGGCAGGAGGCGGTCGGCGGCTTCTGGGGCGTGCTCGAAGGGCTGGTGCCGGCGCGCGACCGGGGGAAGCTGCTGGGGCGGTAG